One stretch of Nomascus leucogenys isolate Asia chromosome 7b, Asia_NLE_v1, whole genome shotgun sequence DNA includes these proteins:
- the LOC100607246 gene encoding casein kinase I isoform X1 produces the protein MELRVGNKYRLGRKIGSGSFGDIYLGANIASGEEVAIKLECVKTKHPQLHIESKFYKMMQGGVGIPSIKWCGAEGDYNVMVMELLGPSLEDLFNFCSRKFSLKTVLLLADQMISRIEYIHSKNFIHRDVKPDNFLMGLGKKGNLVYIIDFGLAKKYRDARTHQHIPYRENKNLTGTARYASINTHLGIEQSRRDDLESLGYVLMYFNLGSLPWQGLKAATKRQKYERISEKKMSTPIEVLCKGYPSEFSTYLNFCRSLRFDDKPDYSYLRQLFRNLFHRQGFSYDYVFDWNMLKFGAARNPEDVDRERREHEREERMGQLRGSATRALPPGPPTGATANRLRSAAEPVASTPASRIQPAGNTSPRAISRVDRERKVSMRLHRGAPANVSSSDLTGRQEVSRIPASQTSVPFDHLGK, from the exons ATGGAGCTACGTGTGGGGAACAAGTACCGCCTGGGACGGAAGATCGGGAGCGGGTCCTTCGGAGATATCTACCTGG GTGCCAACATCGCCTCTGGTGAGGAAGTCGCCATCAAGCTGGAGTGTGTGAAGACAAAGCACCCCCAGCTGCACATCGAGAGCAAGTTCTACAAGATGATGCAGGGCGGCG TGGGGATCCCGTCCATCAAGTGGTGCGGAGCTGAGGGCGACTACAATGTGATGGTCATGGAGCTGCTGGGGCCCAGCCTCGAGGACCTGTTCAACTTCTGCTCCCGCAAGTTCAGCCTCAAGACGGTGCTGCTCCTGGCCGACCAGATG ATCAGCCGCATCGAGTATATCCACTCCAAGAACTTTATCCACCGGGACGTCAAGCCCGACAACTTCCTCATGGGGCTGGGGAAGAAGGGCAACCTGGTCTACATCATCGACTTCGGCCTGGCCAAGAAGTACCGGGACGCCCGCACCCACCAGCACATTCCCTATCGGGAAAACAAGAACCTGACCGGCACGGCCCGCTATGCTTCCATCAACACGCACCTGGGCATTG AGCAAAGCCGTCGAGATGACCTGGAGAGCCTGGGCTACGTGCTCATGTACTTCAACCTGGGCTCCCTGCCCTGGCAGGGGCTCAAAGCAGCCACCAAGCGCCAGAAGTATGAGCGGATCAGCGAGAAGAAGATGTCAACGCCCATCGAGGTCCTCTGCAAAGGCTATCCCT CTGAATTCTCAACATACCTCAACTTCTGCCGCTCCCTGCGGTTTGATGACAAGCCCGACTACTCTTACCTACGTCAGCTCTTCCGCAACCTCTTCCACCGGCAGGGCTTCTCCTATGACTACGTCTTCGACTGGAACATGCTGAAATTC GGTGCAGCCCGGAACCCCGAGGACGTGGACCGGGAGCGGCGAGAGCACGAGCGCGAGGAGAGGATGGGGCAGCTACGGGGGTCCGCGACCCGAGCCCTGCCCCCTGGCCCACCCACAGGGGCCACTGCCAACCGGCTCCGCAGTGCCGCCGAGCCCGTGGCTTCCACGCCAGCCTCCCGCATCCAGCCGGCTG GCAATACTTCTCCCAGAGCGATCTCGCGGGTCGACCGGGAGAGGAAGGTGAGTATGAGGCTGCACAGGGGCGCGCCCGCCAATGTCTCCTCCTCAGACCTCACTGGGCGGCAAGAGGTCTCCCGGATTCCAGCCTCACAG ACAAGTGTGCCATTTGACCATctcgggaagtga
- the LOC100607246 gene encoding casein kinase I isoform X2, with translation MELRVGNKYRLGRKIGSGSFGDIYLGANIASGEEVAIKLECVKTKHPQLHIESKFYKMMQGGVGIPSIKWCGAEGDYNVMVMELLGPSLEDLFNFCSRKFSLKTVLLLADQMISRIEYIHSKNFIHRDVKPDNFLMGLGKKGNLVYIIDFGLAKKYRDARTHQHIPYRENKNLTGTARYASINTHLGIEQSRRDDLESLGYVLMYFNLGSLPWQGLKAATKRQKYERISEKKMSTPIEVLCKGYPSEFSTYLNFCRSLRFDDKPDYSYLRQLFRNLFHRQGFSYDYVFDWNMLKFGASSSQAQPRDGPMTAKGPFCPCPCPCAGPTYSPTYWCPAPLGTQSPPDRPVEEVEELSPQNYWPVVWTPGPHF, from the exons ATGGAGCTACGTGTGGGGAACAAGTACCGCCTGGGACGGAAGATCGGGAGCGGGTCCTTCGGAGATATCTACCTGG GTGCCAACATCGCCTCTGGTGAGGAAGTCGCCATCAAGCTGGAGTGTGTGAAGACAAAGCACCCCCAGCTGCACATCGAGAGCAAGTTCTACAAGATGATGCAGGGCGGCG TGGGGATCCCGTCCATCAAGTGGTGCGGAGCTGAGGGCGACTACAATGTGATGGTCATGGAGCTGCTGGGGCCCAGCCTCGAGGACCTGTTCAACTTCTGCTCCCGCAAGTTCAGCCTCAAGACGGTGCTGCTCCTGGCCGACCAGATG ATCAGCCGCATCGAGTATATCCACTCCAAGAACTTTATCCACCGGGACGTCAAGCCCGACAACTTCCTCATGGGGCTGGGGAAGAAGGGCAACCTGGTCTACATCATCGACTTCGGCCTGGCCAAGAAGTACCGGGACGCCCGCACCCACCAGCACATTCCCTATCGGGAAAACAAGAACCTGACCGGCACGGCCCGCTATGCTTCCATCAACACGCACCTGGGCATTG AGCAAAGCCGTCGAGATGACCTGGAGAGCCTGGGCTACGTGCTCATGTACTTCAACCTGGGCTCCCTGCCCTGGCAGGGGCTCAAAGCAGCCACCAAGCGCCAGAAGTATGAGCGGATCAGCGAGAAGAAGATGTCAACGCCCATCGAGGTCCTCTGCAAAGGCTATCCCT CTGAATTCTCAACATACCTCAACTTCTGCCGCTCCCTGCGGTTTGATGACAAGCCCGACTACTCTTACCTACGTCAGCTCTTCCGCAACCTCTTCCACCGGCAGGGCTTCTCCTATGACTACGTCTTCGACTGGAACATGCTGAAATTC GGGGCTTCCTCGAGCCAGGCTCAGCCCCGTGACGGCCCCATGACAGCGAAGGGACCTTTCTGTCCCTGCCCCTGTCCCTGTGCCGGGCCCACGTACTCACCCACGTACTG GTGCCCGGCTCCCCTGGGCACCCAGAGCCCCCCAGATAGGccggtggaggaggtggaggagctgTCCCCCCAAAACTACTGGCCTGTGGTCTGGACACCAGGGCCCCATTTCTGA